Proteins co-encoded in one Brassica rapa cultivar Chiifu-401-42 chromosome A02, CAAS_Brap_v3.01, whole genome shotgun sequence genomic window:
- the LOC103854974 gene encoding BAG family molecular chaperone regulator 2: MKKSLDFGISDQKHTKMMKMTIGTTAAGDGEWELRPGGMVVQRRTDYSSNVPHVIRVRVKYGSVHHEISINSQSTFGELKKRLSFKTGVHHEDMKILYKDKERDSKIFLDLCGVKDGSRLVLKEDPISQEKRFLEMSKLVAKEKANKSISDISFQADRLAGKLSAFDAVIGKGVKVEEKNLENLLEMLMNQLVKLDAILVDGDIKLKKKMQEERLQKYVEALDALKIKNSMQPQTQLKPQTQPQLKPHIQPQHKERDVVTVEEETSRKCTALSPGPPVIITTRWETFDSNATYAAEAKTVKPLHPKFKWVLFD; the protein is encoded by the exons atgaaaaAGTCTTTAGACTTTGGAATTTCCGAtcagaaacacacaaaaatgatGAAAATGACAATTGGAACAACCGCCGCCGGCGACGGTGAATGGGAGCTCCGACCTGGTGGAATGGTTGTACAGAGACGAACAGATTATAGCTCCAACGTACCACATGTCATCCGTGTTCGGGTCAAATACGGGTCGGTCCATCACGAGATCAGTATCAACTCTCAATCTACTTTCg GGGAATTAAAGAAGAGATTGTCTTTTAAGACAGGAGTTCATCATGAAGACATGAAGATTCTATACAAAGACAAAGAAAGAGATTCAAAAATCTTTCTTGATCTTTGTGGTGTCAAAGATGGTTCGAGACTGGTTCTCAAAGAAGATCCAATTTCTCAGGAGAAACGTTTCCTTGAGATGAGTAAACTTGTCGCTAAAGAGAAAGCCAATAAATCAATATCCGACATTAGCTTCCAAGCCGATAGACTCGCCGGGAAA cTGTCGGCGTTTGATGCAGTGATTGGTAAAGGAGTGAAAGTTGAAGAGAAGAATCTGGAGAATCTGCTAGAGATGTTGATGAATCAGTTGGTGAAGCTCGATGCGATTCTAGTCGATGGAGATATtaaactgaagaagaagatgcag GAGGAAAGATTACAGAAGTACGTTGAGGCACTGGACGCATTGAAGATCAAGAACTCAATGCAACCACAAACGCAACTGAAACCTCAAACACAACCGCAGCTAAAACCGCATATACAACCACAACACAAGGAACGAGATGTGGTGACAGTTGAGGAGGAAACGTCGAGAAAATGCACGGCCTTATCGCCAGGTCCTCCCGTTATCATAACGACGAGATGGGAAACGTTTGATTCCAATGCCACCTATGCGGCCGAGGCTAAAACGGTTAAACCGCTCCATCCAAAATTCAAATGGGTATTATTTGATTAG
- the LOC103855103 gene encoding uncharacterized protein DDB_G0283357 isoform X2: MENEIEQERLSCGAPCFVRKPIKPNDPNNMWKHALDRRINDGSIQDDTDGSIQDDTDGSEKIQEKTSSSDPCDGDSSLKKTKRVTIKWTSALENEFFMAIEHIGLHKATPKRILKFMDQKSLTRAHIASKLQKYRRNLKRDEDQRMKDRIAMHSTFSSADGYINPQHSYNYNTRLGNNNLFNVQPGYGLGQTSFMGNNNAGLHDSLNCMNRRPTYDLSQTGSKLLPMRGNLGFQNGMLPVKEEWRSIPGTSQAPRFGQYGTTSNALGMNYNPTTGTMGSNNYVGIRGDENGDLVGLGGLRVNGNGNGSFSGARVHGTGSGSLQGMSVYGNGHGSSLGGRGVHGTGNGSLERMRVPGNGHGTGNGSLGGIRVHGTGNGSLERIRVPGNGHVTGNGHGTGNGSLGGIRIHGNNNGIRIHDTSNGYGSFGGVKVHGTGNSNFSPDGIIVHGNSNSNDSLGGIRVHGTDSVGGIRVHGTDAGSVVGGNVHGTSNGNGSLGVNFGMNCNFNNNNMSNHGSSTPMFPSELSSFFGNKDQSQNNLIAQTGGVIPALEKPKMFSDHHDINEVFSDTNNSQFHQNQHQGNLAGVNVGMNWNFNNNDMSNHGSSTPTVPSALSSFFGNKDQSQNNLISQTGGVIPALEKPKMFSDHHDINEVFSDTNNSQFHQNQHQGNLAGVNVGMNWNFNNNDMSNHGSSTPTVPSALSSFFGNKDQSQNNLISQTGGVIPALEKPKMFSDHHDINEVFSDTNNSQFHQNQHQGNLAAVNVGMNWNSNNNNMSNHGSSTPMFPSALSSFFGNKDQSQNNLVSQTGGVIPALEKPKIFSDHHDINEVFSDTNNSQFHQNQHQGNLTGVNVEAPTAYPLEDISSWSFNDGTNNEEMLDTLVANLEMYLPTQDMNITNQGNNHEEMFNSLAANPEMHFPTQDMNITNQDCDDEDFMDYLIDPDMN, from the exons ATGGAAAATGAAATTGAGCAAGAAAGGTTATCCTGTGGAGCACCGTGCTTCGTAAGAAAACCGATCAAACCAAACGATCCCAACAACATGTGGAAGCATGCTCTAGACCGCAGAATTAACG ATGGTTCAATCCAGGACGATACAGATGGTTCAATCCAGGACGATACAGATGGTTCAGAGAAAATCCAGGAGAAAACTTCAAGTAGCGATCCATGTGATGGAGATTCTTCATTAAAGAAGACTAAAAGGGTTACGATCAAATGGACGTCAGCCCTTGAAAATGAATTTTTCATGGCCATTGAACACATTGGCCTTCATA AGGCCACGCCTAAGAGgattttaaaattcatggacCAGAAATCCCTGACGAGAGCACACATAGCCAGCAAACTACAG AAGTACCGACGAAACTTGAAAAGAGATGAAGATCAAAGAATGAAGGACAGAATAGCTATGCACTCAACATTTTCATCAGCAGATGGCTACATCAACCCACAACACTCTTACAACTACAACACAAGGCTAGGCAACAACAATCTTTTCAATGTCCAACCTGGCTATGGTCTCGGTCAAACTAGCTTCATGGGGAACAACAATGCTGGTTTACATGACTCTCTCAACTGTATGAACCGTAGACCCACCTATGATTTGAGCCAAACCGGATCCAAGTTGCTTCCCATGAGAGGCAATCTTGGGTTTCAAAACGGTATGCTGCCTGTAAAAGAGGAATGGAGAAGCATTCCCGGAACATCTCAAGCTCCTAGGTTTGGACAATATGGTACAACAAGCAATGCTTTGGGTATGAACTATAATCCTACTACTGGTACTATGGGCAGTAATAATTACGTTGGGATCAGAGGAGATGAAAATGGAGATTTGGTTGGACTTGGTGGATTAAGAGTTAATGGTAATGGTAATGGCTCTTTCAGTGGAGCAAGGGTTCATGGTACTGGTAGTGGCTCTCTTCAAGGAATGAGCGTTTATGGTAATGGTCATGGGTCGTCTCTTGGTGGAAGAGGAGTTCATGGTACTGGTAATGGCTCTCTTGAACGAATGAGAGTTCCTGGTAATGGTCATGGTACTGGTAATGGCTCTCTAGGTGGAATAAGAGTTCATGGTACTGGTAATGGCTCTCTTGAAAGAATAAGAGTTCCTGGTAATGGTCATGTTACTGGTAATGGTCATGGTACTGGTAATGGCTCTCTTGGTGGAATAAGAATCCATGGTAATAATAATGGAATAAGAATTCATGATACTAGTAATGGCTATGGCTCTTTTGGTGGAGTAAAAGTTCATGGTACTGGTAATAGTAATTTCTCTCCTGATGGAATCATAGTTCATGGTAATAGTAACAGTAATGACTCTCTTGGTGGAATAAGAGTTCATGGTACTGACTCTGTTGGTGGGATAAGAGTTCATGGTACTGATGCTGGCTCTGTAGTTGGAGGAAATGTTCATGGTACTAGTAATGGTAATGGTTCTCTTGGTGTAAATTTTGGCATGAACTGTAACTTCAATAACAACAACATGAGCAACCATGGAAGTTCAACTCCAATGTTTCCTTCTGAATTGTCATCGTTCTTTGGTAATAAGGATCAGTCACAAAACAACTTGATTGCTCAAACTGGTGGTGTGATCCCTGCACTAGAGAAACCCAAAATGTTTAGTGATCACCATGACATCAACGAGGTTTTTTCTGATACAAATAACTCTCAGTTTCATCAGAATCAG CATCAAGGTAACCTGGCTGGTGTAAATGTTGGCATGAACTGGAACTTCAATAACAACGACATGAGTAACCATGGAAGTTCAACTCCAACGGTTCCTTCTGCATTGTCATCGTTCTTTGGTAATAAGGATCAGTCACAAAACAACTTGATTTCTCAAACTGGTGGTGTGATCCCTGCACTAGAGAAACCCAAAATGTTTAGTGATCACCATGACATCAACGAGGTTTTTTCTGATACAAATAACTCTCAGTTTCATCAGAATCAG CATCAAGGTAACCTGGCTGGTGTAAATGTTGGCATGAACTGGAACTTCAATAACAACGACATGAGTAACCATGGAAGTTCAACTCCAACGGTTCCTTCTGCATTGTCATCGTTCTTTGGTAATAAGGATCAGTCACAAAACAACTTGATTTCTCAAACTGGTGGTGTGATCCCTGCACTAGAGAAACCCAAAATGTTTAGTGATCACCATGACATCAACGAGGTTTTTTCTGATACAAATAACTCTCAGTTTCATCAGAATCAG CATCAAGGTAACCTGGCTGCTGTAAATGTTGGCATGAACTGGAACTCCAATAACAACAACATGAGTAACCATGGAAGTTCAACTCCAATGTTTCCTTCTGCATTGTCATCGTTCTTTGGTAATAAGGATCAGTCACAAAACAACTTGGTTTCTCAAACTGGTGGTGTGATCCCTGCACTAgagaaaccaaaaatatttagtGATCACCATGACATCAACGAGGTTTTTTCTGATACAAATAACTCTCAGTTTCATCAGAATCAG CATCAAGGTAACCTGACTGGTGTAAATGTTGAGGCGCCTACTGCTTATCCTCTTGAAGACATTAGCAGTTGGAGTTTCAATGAC GGTACCAATAATGAAGAGATGTTGGACACTCTCGTTGCTAATCTGGAGATGTATTTGCCTACTCAGGACATGAACATTACAAATCAG GGTAATAATCATGAAGAAATGTTTAACTCTCTTGCTGCTAATCCGGAGATGCACTTTCCTACTCAGGACATGAACATTACAAATCAG GATTGTGACGATGAAGACTTCATGGACTATTTGATCGATCCTGACATGAATTGA
- the LOC103855103 gene encoding uncharacterized membrane protein DDB_G0293934 isoform X1, producing MENEIEQERLSCGAPCFVRKPIKPNDPNNMWKHALDRRINDGSIQDDTDGSIQDDTDGSEKIQEKTSSSDPCDGDSSLKKTKRVTIKWTSALENEFFMAIEHIGLHKATPKRILKFMDQKSLTRAHIASKLQKYRRNLKRDEDQRMKDRIAMHSTFSSADGYINPQHSYNYNTRLGNNNLFNVQPGYGLGQTSFMGNNNAGLHDSLNCMNRRPTYDLSQTGSKLLPMRGNLGFQNGMLPVKEEWRSIPGTSQAPRFGQYGTTSNALGMNYNPTTGTMGSNNYVGIRGDENGDLVGLGGLRVNGNGNGSFSGARVHGTGSGSLQGMSVYGNGHGSSLGGRGVHGTGNGSLERMRVPGNGHGTGNGSLGGIRVHGTGNGSLERIRVPGNGHVTGNGHGTGNGSLGGIRIHGNNNGIRIHDTSNGYGSFGGVKVHGTGNSNFSPDGIIVHGNSNSNDSLGGIRVHGTDSVGGIRVHGTDAGSVVGGNVHGTSNGNGSLGVNFGMNCNFNNNNMSNHGSSTPMFPSELSSFFGNKDQSQNNLIAQTGGVIPALEKPKMFSDHHDINEVFSDTNNSQFHQNQHQGNLAGVNVGMNWNFNNNDMSNHGSSTPTVPSALSSFFGNKDQSQNNLISQTGGVIPALEKPKMFSDHHDINEVFSDTNNSQFHQNQHQGNLAGVNVGMNWNFNNNDMSNHGSSTPTVPSALSSFFGNKDQSQNNLISQTGGVIPALEKPKMFSDHHDINEVFSDTNNSQFHQNQHQGNLAAVNVGMNWNSNNNNMSNHGSSTPMFPSALSSFFGNKDQSQNNLVSQTGGVIPALEKPKIFSDHHDINEVFSDTNNSQFHQNQHQGNLTGVNVEAPTAYPLEDISSWSFNDGTNNEEMLDTLVANLEMYLPTQDMNITNQGNNHEEMFNSLAANPEMHFPTQDMNITNQASLVSIAERFFLTLDCFHVKRRDKSLIFEN from the exons ATGGAAAATGAAATTGAGCAAGAAAGGTTATCCTGTGGAGCACCGTGCTTCGTAAGAAAACCGATCAAACCAAACGATCCCAACAACATGTGGAAGCATGCTCTAGACCGCAGAATTAACG ATGGTTCAATCCAGGACGATACAGATGGTTCAATCCAGGACGATACAGATGGTTCAGAGAAAATCCAGGAGAAAACTTCAAGTAGCGATCCATGTGATGGAGATTCTTCATTAAAGAAGACTAAAAGGGTTACGATCAAATGGACGTCAGCCCTTGAAAATGAATTTTTCATGGCCATTGAACACATTGGCCTTCATA AGGCCACGCCTAAGAGgattttaaaattcatggacCAGAAATCCCTGACGAGAGCACACATAGCCAGCAAACTACAG AAGTACCGACGAAACTTGAAAAGAGATGAAGATCAAAGAATGAAGGACAGAATAGCTATGCACTCAACATTTTCATCAGCAGATGGCTACATCAACCCACAACACTCTTACAACTACAACACAAGGCTAGGCAACAACAATCTTTTCAATGTCCAACCTGGCTATGGTCTCGGTCAAACTAGCTTCATGGGGAACAACAATGCTGGTTTACATGACTCTCTCAACTGTATGAACCGTAGACCCACCTATGATTTGAGCCAAACCGGATCCAAGTTGCTTCCCATGAGAGGCAATCTTGGGTTTCAAAACGGTATGCTGCCTGTAAAAGAGGAATGGAGAAGCATTCCCGGAACATCTCAAGCTCCTAGGTTTGGACAATATGGTACAACAAGCAATGCTTTGGGTATGAACTATAATCCTACTACTGGTACTATGGGCAGTAATAATTACGTTGGGATCAGAGGAGATGAAAATGGAGATTTGGTTGGACTTGGTGGATTAAGAGTTAATGGTAATGGTAATGGCTCTTTCAGTGGAGCAAGGGTTCATGGTACTGGTAGTGGCTCTCTTCAAGGAATGAGCGTTTATGGTAATGGTCATGGGTCGTCTCTTGGTGGAAGAGGAGTTCATGGTACTGGTAATGGCTCTCTTGAACGAATGAGAGTTCCTGGTAATGGTCATGGTACTGGTAATGGCTCTCTAGGTGGAATAAGAGTTCATGGTACTGGTAATGGCTCTCTTGAAAGAATAAGAGTTCCTGGTAATGGTCATGTTACTGGTAATGGTCATGGTACTGGTAATGGCTCTCTTGGTGGAATAAGAATCCATGGTAATAATAATGGAATAAGAATTCATGATACTAGTAATGGCTATGGCTCTTTTGGTGGAGTAAAAGTTCATGGTACTGGTAATAGTAATTTCTCTCCTGATGGAATCATAGTTCATGGTAATAGTAACAGTAATGACTCTCTTGGTGGAATAAGAGTTCATGGTACTGACTCTGTTGGTGGGATAAGAGTTCATGGTACTGATGCTGGCTCTGTAGTTGGAGGAAATGTTCATGGTACTAGTAATGGTAATGGTTCTCTTGGTGTAAATTTTGGCATGAACTGTAACTTCAATAACAACAACATGAGCAACCATGGAAGTTCAACTCCAATGTTTCCTTCTGAATTGTCATCGTTCTTTGGTAATAAGGATCAGTCACAAAACAACTTGATTGCTCAAACTGGTGGTGTGATCCCTGCACTAGAGAAACCCAAAATGTTTAGTGATCACCATGACATCAACGAGGTTTTTTCTGATACAAATAACTCTCAGTTTCATCAGAATCAG CATCAAGGTAACCTGGCTGGTGTAAATGTTGGCATGAACTGGAACTTCAATAACAACGACATGAGTAACCATGGAAGTTCAACTCCAACGGTTCCTTCTGCATTGTCATCGTTCTTTGGTAATAAGGATCAGTCACAAAACAACTTGATTTCTCAAACTGGTGGTGTGATCCCTGCACTAGAGAAACCCAAAATGTTTAGTGATCACCATGACATCAACGAGGTTTTTTCTGATACAAATAACTCTCAGTTTCATCAGAATCAG CATCAAGGTAACCTGGCTGGTGTAAATGTTGGCATGAACTGGAACTTCAATAACAACGACATGAGTAACCATGGAAGTTCAACTCCAACGGTTCCTTCTGCATTGTCATCGTTCTTTGGTAATAAGGATCAGTCACAAAACAACTTGATTTCTCAAACTGGTGGTGTGATCCCTGCACTAGAGAAACCCAAAATGTTTAGTGATCACCATGACATCAACGAGGTTTTTTCTGATACAAATAACTCTCAGTTTCATCAGAATCAG CATCAAGGTAACCTGGCTGCTGTAAATGTTGGCATGAACTGGAACTCCAATAACAACAACATGAGTAACCATGGAAGTTCAACTCCAATGTTTCCTTCTGCATTGTCATCGTTCTTTGGTAATAAGGATCAGTCACAAAACAACTTGGTTTCTCAAACTGGTGGTGTGATCCCTGCACTAgagaaaccaaaaatatttagtGATCACCATGACATCAACGAGGTTTTTTCTGATACAAATAACTCTCAGTTTCATCAGAATCAG CATCAAGGTAACCTGACTGGTGTAAATGTTGAGGCGCCTACTGCTTATCCTCTTGAAGACATTAGCAGTTGGAGTTTCAATGAC GGTACCAATAATGAAGAGATGTTGGACACTCTCGTTGCTAATCTGGAGATGTATTTGCCTACTCAGGACATGAACATTACAAATCAG GGTAATAATCATGAAGAAATGTTTAACTCTCTTGCTGCTAATCCGGAGATGCACTTTCCTACTCAGGACATGAACATTACAAATCAGGCAAGTCTTGTTTCTATTGCTGAAAGATTCTTTTTGACCTTAGATTGCTTTCATGTAAAAAGACGTGACAAATCATTGATATTTGAAAACTGA